CTCTGGATCAGATGTAAGGGAACAGagtattttgaaagaaaattccAGTTTCTCATGTGAAAATACTGGAACCTCAAATTCGAGTATTGAATCCATTGTGCCAATCTTACCACCAGCAGATTCAACACCTAACGTAACGTTCCCAAGAAATGTAGAGCCTAATGTTGTACCTTATGTTGCCCGTGTTGATCATAATGCATCAGCTTTGGATAAAGATGTAAAGTCCAATATGGTCAATCATGGAAAATCAGGCAAACTGCAAAATAACATTGCAGCATTTCATGATAATTCTTCAATGACCACCATTactaaggagaagaagaagcctGAAATGCAAGCATCAGGGGTGATGTCGGTTTCTGAGATGAACAGCTTATTGCTACAGAGTTGGTCTTCTCCTAAGTTTATGGTATTTTATAGAACTTCTTCTCTGGGTTGTTTCTGAGGATGAATTTTTACATGTTAGTCGCTTAcacttttctttcttattttcttttttcttttcttttcttttctttttttgtagaGACCACAATGGGCTTCAGCAGTTGACCAAGAGCTACTCCTTGCAAAATCACAGATAGAGAATGCTCCCATTGTAGAAAATGATCAGATACTTTATTCTCCTCTTTATTGGAATATATCCATGTTCAAAAGGTAAGCTTGTTAGCTCCATTGAGTATATCATGAATTGAAACTTTGGAGGGTCCAAAGCACAATTTTATTCATATGTAAAATGAGTAACATGCATAAAAGATAGGGATAATGTCCAAAAATTCTCAAACTTTTCcattttttacaattatatcCTTCAACTTTTTTTTCAACAAAAACACCCTGAACtaatgattaatttataattacacTCTTCATATCCAATTCACTACTAAATACTAACAGAGAAGTGTCATGTCACCCTCAGTCCCTCTTCTTCTCAACCAGATGCACTCAATGCTAGAAGACTCAACTTGGAGAGCTCAGAAAACCCATTGATACCAGCCCCATCACTCGCATATTGCAACACCACATCACTCCACCATAACTGAGCTCTATACATCCTCCATTTAAACCCATTATATCcatctaaatattaatatgcgATTAAAATGCTAACATGACAGTTCTCTGTTAGTATTTAACGGTGAATTGGATATGCAGAGTGTAATTGTAAGTAAAAATATACAGAGAGTCTTCTATCCTTTACATTGAGGAATCACTGAGAGGCTTGCCTCTTCTACACACAGTCCTTTTCTGTAGCTCAAGCaaaatcattattatttttcttttttgaaggaTTAAGAAAAGTCATTAAATTGAAAACAGTTATGTAATTTGATTTTGTGCCGTTAAACTTTCAGGAGCTACGAATTAATGGAAGAAATGCTGAGAGTATACATTTACAAGGAAGGAGAAAAGCCCATAATGCATCAGCCAGGACTCAAGGGGATATATGCTTCAGAGGGATGGTTTATGAAGTTGATGGAAGCTAGCAAAAAATTTGTTACAAAAAAACCAATGAAAGCCCACCTGTTTTACTTACCATTTAGTTCTCGAAACTTAGAGGAGGAATTATACGTGCCTAATTCACATTCTAGTAAGAACCTCGTAGAATATTTAGAGAACTACTTGGACATTATCGTCACAACATATCCTTTCTGGAACAGAACTGCAGGTGTGGATCATTTTCTTGTTGCATGTCATGACTGGGTATGTTCCTAACGATCCTCGTGTTCTTTCCCTGATTCAAAATCAGTTTGGGGTTTTGTCATTTTTATGCATGTGTACCATCTCATTCTGCATAGCATCCATAATAGTTCTCATTGAAGTGAATCAAACAGTATTACATTTAATATCAACCAGTGTTGGATGAGTGGTTCGGCTCTTATCCCTTAAGTGAGGCCGATTCCATCCATGGGTAAATACTTGTTGGAACACTTTACTCCGTATTGGGCCGACCCAATGCAAACACGATTAAAACACATGTGATTATATCCGGAAAAAAAAGTACTTCATTTTTATTTGGCATTATGATTACATTGATGATTTATCTAACAAAGACTCCTTTCTCAGGCCCCATTTGAAACAAAACAGCTTATGCACAATTGCATAAGAGCCCTCTGCAATGCTGATGTTAAAGAAGGTTTTGTTTTTGGTAAAGACGTGTCTCTTCCAGAGACAAATGTGCCTGTGCCGAAGAATCCTCTTAGAGATCTTGGTGGCAAACCTCCTTCCCAGAGGTCAATCCTTGCTTTCTTTGCGGGTAAAATGCATGGTTATCTACGGCCAATACTGTTAAAGCACTGGGGAGATAAAGATCCAGACATGAAAATCTTTGGTCGAATGCCTAAGGTCCGAGGAAAAATGAAATATTCTCAGTACATGAAGAGTAGTAAGTACTGTATTTGTCCAAGAGGTTATGAAGTCAATAGTCCGCGAATAGTGGAAGCCATCATGTATGAGTGTGTTCCAGTTATTATATCAGACAATTATGTGCCTCcattttttgaagttttgaactGGGAAACCTTTGCTGTTTTCATCGTAGAGAAGGATATCCCAAATTTGAAGAACATACTCCTTTCAATTCCAGAAGAAAGATACAGAGAGATGCAGATGAGAGTGAAAAAGGTGCAGTTGCATTTTCTTTGGCATTCTAGGCCTGTGAAATATGATCTCTTTCATATGATACTTCACTCAGTTTGGTATAATAGAGTCTTACAAATGCAGCCATGATAAATGTGAAAGATTGATGATGTAGAAACTAGGTAATGTTTTCCTTGGGCGTAAAGATTGTAAAAACAGGTAGTGAAGATAGGTGGACGATAAGAAATTTTGGTACAAATGTATTTGTGACGTTGTTTTCCTGCACATAAGATTGTAGGATAAAAATTTTATGGTTTACACTGTTTGGAATTTGGATGGAAGGAGGTAGGTAAAGTAAAGTTttctaaaagtaaaattttctgAAATATGATTTTAGAAGGAAATTTTATTGTCGACAGAGAGAAtgtcttttaaaatatttaaagatttttagaagaaaatcaaaaaaattttgtTGGTGAATTGAAATCGGAGGTTTTTGGATGTGTTTAAAAacctcttaaaattttaaaatgtcctGATCCTTCAAAGGGATTTTAAATCtccaaaaattttttattattttataacattTATTTTCAAAGGTGTAGTGTTTGTTACAGAGATAAAAGTGTGAGTTTATagtgtaaataaaataaattgtgagTTATTCGAAATTAGACTTGATCGAGCTGTTCGTGTTACATTCAAAATTAGACTTGGTAGAATTGTTCGTGAGTTATTCGAAATTAGACTTGGTCGAGTTTGTGAGTTATTCCATAttagatttaataaaaactCATCcgaatttaactttatttttatacgAATCAAATTCAAGCTTAATGTTTAAGTTCCTttagtaaataaattaagtttaaaCTCCATAGTATTCGACTCGTTAAAATTCGTGAACTTAGTTTATTTTCGTGTTCAGAAGCAGACTCATGAACAAATTCGTAAACAGTCTCATTATTAAGTATATGGAGTATACTTAGATTaatatcataagagaaataaaatcaaatcataCATATACTTTTatgagttaaatttaaattttttaaaattcagctgtatataatttaattacactCTCAAAACttacatatataaattattaagatttaagagttcatttttatatgtttacaaattaatttatacatatatttatttaactaaaattatttagttttaaactgaaattaattatatatgtgaataaattgaattattcgTGAACTACTTGAGATTtaactcgataaaaactcgactcgTTTAAACTCATTTGTTAAAcgagttaaatttaaattaatacttGACTTGAATtcgaataaataaaattcaaatttaatcgagctcgaaaaaattttaacgaatcaaatttaatcttttcaaaattcaattcaTTTACATTCCTAGCATGAGTTACGAGTTTATTTTACAATTCATATGTATATTAACACATTAACTACGTTAAagatgttaaaaataaatatatagttaAATATGATATGGTTTAATTATGTTGTCATCTTGCCTTTGTTCCTGTTCTGGCCTCTCTTGGCGGAACCTATGTTGGTTGTTGATTTAAACCCATTAGAGGAAGCCCTGACCTCAAGAGATCATTGGGGAGAGAGAGTCTCATACCTTAGAAATTCATAGAAAATCGATTGCTTTATTGATGTAAAGTGGCTCGGAGAGATTACAAGATAGGTTCCTACGGAAATGAGATAACAACTAAATCAGAATAACAATAATCTAGGATTTTATATGGAGAAGTAAAACTTGAAAAATAACTTTACCTAATTTTATGCTCCTGATCTGGAATCCGGAGAGAAAGGAGAGTAGTAAATCAAACTCTATACTAGAAGAATACACACAATAAATCTATATTTGTCATCTTtccataatataataatttatatttctcgGATTacgattatatatatttatcaaataaaataaattaataataatttatttaaataatatttttaatctttaataTAATCGCTTTAACTTATTTcatgaattaaaaatttaccTAAAAGATTTACAcaataaaactttataaatatatttaaaatgtatcGTCATTTAAAATGTATCATCATTCACTATattgatatataaattttatctttaattaatatttcataaatatatCTCGTCTTTATTTAATTCACGGTATTATATTATCTCCATAAATAAAATTCActctttaataaattaaaatataaaacaatgtacatatatttataataattaaagtaaaattaagaatataaatcttatttttaatgtttttaagaatatattttaatgatcaGTATAAAATAATCATTCTCTACTTAATCCAGTTAAATATATACAAAATGTACTAatacaatttttattaaatatactgaaaaaaattattcatttaatataaatcttcaattaaatataattaaataattatttaaagaaaaatatcttAGTCCATATACTATTACATTTACATAGTTAATAGTATATCTAAAAAttccaaaatttttataaaatgataaaattattatgttagtgaaaaattattctttgaaaatggttataattttattttaaattttattgattatactctaaatttttataaaatggtaaaattattttttgaaaatagctttaccatttatttaaaaaaattagcacAATGATAAACTTATAATATAATTAGCCATAagtgatattatattttaatttttaaataacttatatttaattatcgtaatacttttttaaaaaaaattatatttatatttgaggTATTTAATGAGTATTGTACGTTCAAATAGTATAAGTTTAGGCCCAAAGAAAAGTCATTAGAagattattttagaaaaaaattttacatattattaattaatatgtataaaaattttaataatagattatacatttaaaaaataaaattttatacattaaCATCCAACAAATTCATTTATTCTACCTTAAACAATTAATGGTTGATTTAAACCCATATAAGCTTATtcgataaattttataaattaatagtaatatttaaaaaccGTTACATctgtctttttatttttttttttttttgtagaaaAAGAAGGATAGAgcccttattttattaatctaaaCCATGAAAGCCCCAACCTATCAGCATccagtaaaaatttaatagtaacaggagaccattgatgaattttcaaattaaaatcatcaCCAATGGTTAAACTAGTCAAACGATCCGCTACCACATTTGCTTCTCTGTAAATTTTTACCATCTTGACTTTTCagcttctattgataagatcacGACAATTTCTCACCAAATTAGCAAATCTAAAAATTTTTGCACCTCTACTTGCAAGTAAATCTAACGCGAGTTGAGAATCCGTTTGAACTTCAATTTCGAAAATTTCAAGTTAAATTTTCAGCATACGTGCATGGAGAGTGATTAATTTCCAGCATTTAGATTAACATATGCAACTGGGTGTGAGCTCCAAAAGCAGCTAGATAAGCAGATTGTAAATCGTGATCATCAGGCTTAATTAGATCAGAATTAACACATGATCATGTGTGTGTGCATACATGCAAgttgatataaatatatataactgGTCCCACACTACCTGTGCGAAATTAATGAGATGAACAAATTCATAGCCATAAAATAGTGACAAAACAAGCGGTGAATCCGCATGAATCAGACTTGTTCCCTTGTCTTCATCTCATTTccatattttgaaaaaaaataaacagtAGGGCACCAACATGTCAACACAAATTTaccaaaaatatatttttttcttttaaaatagagATGAAAATACTCATGGTAACGATTCGAGCCGACGAGATTAGTAATATTATTCACGAACATATTGAGAAATATAAtagacattaaaaaaataaaatataaaatttctcatatttattcagatatacttattatcaaattaagtatataaatataaaaatatatttttttatcatttaataaataaattattattttatgttatttaaattttagacaTATTTTTCAATTCgtgaaattattatttgatccGAAAATTTtgcattataatttaaatattaataaaaaaataaaaatctgtaTTAAGAGTGGAGGAAGGGTCCACTTAGACTATATACAGTGCTACTGTAGGCATTGTCTGGGTTAATTTTGGAGGTCTAAGAACCAGAAAAAATCTGAGTGTATTCATTCATCTGAGAGAAAGTGAATCGCAATGACAACTTGGAGCATTTCACATGTATTGTAGGTTTGATTTGATCCTTCAAAAAGGCCAAACATTTCTTTTCAGCTCATTAATGTTGTAGacacaaaagaaaaagacatGTGAGATAATACTGGTTAGAAAAACGGTTTTTTATCCGTTagtataaaattgttattttaataacagTTCTATTATGTAAAattgtttttataatataataaattaataaaaattaaataaatatttaaatataatttaatgatgaataaatgaatttaaaaaaatattaattaattgatatttttaaaaaaataattatttttatattaatatttatattttatttatttattgttcaTGCAAGTATCATATGTAATACAATGAATTAAGGTGAATATTTAATcagtataatataattttaataaattaaaaatttaaattttaatacgtataaaagttaaattaaattgaatcgatctgattcagtCTGATtgattgtattttttaataaattttttatttttatattttatttatagtattttaaaatttaattaaaatattttaatattaattataatttaacttgtatatattattattattattaattagtttaatttaaattttttaatttttttattaaaattaaatcaaattaaaatactgCTTTATGGCAGTTTTGCAAAATTTATTAAAGCTTATGATGGTGTTTTTGAACAAGACGTTAGTGCTTATACACTGAATCAGTACGACTAATCAGTCTCGGTCTCTCATGAAATATCCAGTGTCTGTCTGCCGTACACGTCTGCCTCCCGATATTCACTTACTCCACACGTACACCATGTTTGGACACgttaaaataggaaaaaaagaCAAAGTTAGAAATATATATGATTTgggtctttaaaatttttacccATACACCACCCAATATATCTTGCTTATTaaaaaccatatttttatatttatttgagaagaaaaatgagaaaaataaggAAATTACATTTATAgctctatattatttatttttaattgttaaacGGAATTATATTCCATAAtctcttatttaaaattaaaaaatttcataaaaatttaattcaaacttttttctttcaattttataatttgaaatgaaaaaattCATAAACTTTGTGGACATTCAAGGAAGAAAGTTGTCGTGATAAATAGGGAAGAAATGAGAAATTAAGTTCAATGTGTGATATGATACGATACCATCCTTTAAGCAATATGCAGATATTAATTGCCACATTCTCATCAATAACAGCTTTCCACCCatagctttaatttttttttaatttaaaaaaaaaaaaagaaagcaattGATGTTAAGAAGATAAATGATTATGTATTttgctaatttaatttaaagtttttaattttacaattcaatttttggaaatgtaattttaaatttagttgattttatttaataaatatgattttaaatttagataaaagtttttacttttaaattaaattattaaaattaaaaaataaaacactaATATTActtgaaaatgttatttttctCCTACTATTATTGTTGTAGTGGTTCGAAATAGTAATGgtgttttaataaataatataactaAATATGTTTggaattatttttcattagtaCCAGAGGCTCCTGCTATACTTGAAACTCTTCGGTTAGTTTTAACTCGAGATTTACGATCTATTATGATATTTTGAGatccataaaataaaatttatagtaaTTGTGTATTGGAGAAGAAGACGTTCCTCCCCTTTTATTCCTTTTCCTTTTGTATGTTAATGACGTCTAACTGCTTCTCTGCTACAGTGTCACATGTCTCTATCACTCAGATCCGTATGTACGGGTGTGTCAGAGTCCCTCTCCACTTCAAATAGCTATTTAATTATTTCCGGCATGCAGGCAAGAGTACAAGGTGACCGGACTTGCTCCCCTACCTCTTGTCACGTCACTAAGCTAAACTTTTTTCGTACAGATCAATTCGCATGACTTGTCCGGCCTGTTTCACGTTACCGAAGTGGGATATACAGCATGGGATTGGTTCATTTGAGTAAGGTCTTATTGGTTTCAGGTCAGCGCTCTTTTTTAGAGCCTGACCTTACTCTTCCAAATACAGAAAATTCAGCAGTcatcatattatttatataattgattaaaaaattttatttacagtTTTAACTGATACAATTTTCTCACTATCTTTTAACATTATAACTActatttcaattatttaatttttacactCTCATTTAGGTGATATTTCTTTTGAGTTTATCCATTGaaatgataataaatttatttacgtaTTTATTAAACTTTATTTGAGAAATATTTCGCTGTCGTATGTGGAGTTATCTAACtccttaaaattaatttcaattttgtaAATCTTATTACATTTactagataataaaaaaaattaattgcaaagtttgattttaaaagaaagaaagaaattgcaGGTACAATGATGGTGATGTGATTTAATGAAGAATGAATAGAATACACATGTTTAAAGATATGTGGAGGAGATGGTAGTTTTGATATGTGGGGTAGCTTcatttattgaaaattaaatccACCCTTATTAAGCTTGGAAGGCCTAAAGCCCACACCATTATTATTGCATTCTCACAACACCCAAATCTTATTTTGATGTTGTATATGTGATTCACACTCACTCACCCCTTTTGTTTGGTGGCTCAAGTTAATTTGGAGAACATCAATGCAAATCCTTCATTCAATTTGCTTGTCTGCTGTATCTAATATAAGTTTTTTTCTGATTATTTCTGTTTTACCGAATTAATTTCacactaaatttaaaaagtctAGTCATTTCAAATAacacttatattttttatattatcacgGATTGCTGGTATAAAGTTAattgatgtttattttttagatatcGCGAttgtttttttatgaaaaaagttCATTACCCATA
The genomic region above belongs to Manihot esculenta cultivar AM560-2 chromosome 3, M.esculenta_v8, whole genome shotgun sequence and contains:
- the LOC110611002 gene encoding probable glycosyltransferase At5g03795 isoform X3, whose amino-acid sequence is MPCDQVEENGNLFTDDVLSKSETVSNMTQLNGFNSTDTDHADERAETYGKEKDTDVNNGLVSEASAVSKNSFGTDNHNKESSLQQTQQIFSQENLSYPLENNTSSDVDNHDKVPSFEQLGQPNVHSTVDNVSNSGFNSGSDVREQSILKENSSFSCENTGTSNSSIESIVPILPPADSTPNVTFPRNVEPNVVPYVARVDHNASALDKDVKSNMVNHGKSGKLQNNIAAFHDNSSMTTITKEKKKPEMQASGVMSVSEMNSLLLQSWSSPKFMRPQWASAVDQELLLAKSQIENAPIVENDQILYSPLYWNISMFKRSYELMEEMLRVYIYKEGEKPIMHQPGLKGIYASEGWFMKLMEASKKFVTKKPMKAHLFYLPFSSRNLEEELYVPNSHSSKNLVEYLENYLDIIVTTYPFWNRTAGVDHFLVACHDWAPFETKQLMHNCIRALCNADVKEGFVFGKDVSLPETNVPVPKNPLRDLGGKPPSQRSILAFFAGKMHGYLRPILLKHWGDKDPDMKIFGRMPKVRGKMKYSQYMKSSKYCICPRGYEVNSPRIVEAIMYECVPVIISDNYVPPFFEVLNWETFAVFIVEKDIPNLKNILLSIPEERYREMQMRVKKVQLHFLWHSRPVKYDLFHMILHSVWYNRVLQMQP
- the LOC110611002 gene encoding probable glycosyltransferase At5g03795 isoform X1; amino-acid sequence: MGQEFRFRFPMETQRLLCLVVMMFVLIITFQHLELPSGNIFSFISSVHTDQVEENGNLFTDDVLSKSETVSNMTQLNGFNSTDTDHADERAETYGKEKDTDVNNGLVSEASAVSKNSFGTDNHNKESSLQQTQQIFSQENLSYPLENNTSSDVDNHDKVPSFEQLGQPNVHSTVDNVSNSGFNSGSDVREQSILKENSSFSCENTGTSNSSIESIVPILPPADSTPNVTFPRNVEPNVVPYVARVDHNASALDKDVKSNMVNHGKSGKLQNNIAAFHDNSSMTTITKEKKKPEMQASGVMSVSEMNSLLLQSWSSPKFMRPQWASAVDQELLLAKSQIENAPIVENDQILYSPLYWNISMFKRSYELMEEMLRVYIYKEGEKPIMHQPGLKGIYASEGWFMKLMEASKKFVTKKPMKAHLFYLPFSSRNLEEELYVPNSHSSKNLVEYLENYLDIIVTTYPFWNRTAGVDHFLVACHDWAPFETKQLMHNCIRALCNADVKEGFVFGKDVSLPETNVPVPKNPLRDLGGKPPSQRSILAFFAGKMHGYLRPILLKHWGDKDPDMKIFGRMPKVRGKMKYSQYMKSSKYCICPRGYEVNSPRIVEAIMYECVPVIISDNYVPPFFEVLNWETFAVFIVEKDIPNLKNILLSIPEERYREMQMRVKKVQLHFLWHSRPVKYDLFHMILHSVWYNRVLQMQP
- the LOC110611002 gene encoding probable glycosyltransferase At5g03795 isoform X2, giving the protein MPCVHTDQVEENGNLFTDDVLSKSETVSNMTQLNGFNSTDTDHADERAETYGKEKDTDVNNGLVSEASAVSKNSFGTDNHNKESSLQQTQQIFSQENLSYPLENNTSSDVDNHDKVPSFEQLGQPNVHSTVDNVSNSGFNSGSDVREQSILKENSSFSCENTGTSNSSIESIVPILPPADSTPNVTFPRNVEPNVVPYVARVDHNASALDKDVKSNMVNHGKSGKLQNNIAAFHDNSSMTTITKEKKKPEMQASGVMSVSEMNSLLLQSWSSPKFMRPQWASAVDQELLLAKSQIENAPIVENDQILYSPLYWNISMFKRSYELMEEMLRVYIYKEGEKPIMHQPGLKGIYASEGWFMKLMEASKKFVTKKPMKAHLFYLPFSSRNLEEELYVPNSHSSKNLVEYLENYLDIIVTTYPFWNRTAGVDHFLVACHDWAPFETKQLMHNCIRALCNADVKEGFVFGKDVSLPETNVPVPKNPLRDLGGKPPSQRSILAFFAGKMHGYLRPILLKHWGDKDPDMKIFGRMPKVRGKMKYSQYMKSSKYCICPRGYEVNSPRIVEAIMYECVPVIISDNYVPPFFEVLNWETFAVFIVEKDIPNLKNILLSIPEERYREMQMRVKKVQLHFLWHSRPVKYDLFHMILHSVWYNRVLQMQP